In the genome of Actinobacillus genomosp. 1, the window AGGCAGAGATCTTAACCCGATGTTACAAGACGTAGGGCTTATTTTCCATCCGCCTTTACTTTATTTAGGCTATGTCGGTTTTGCGGTGAGTTTCGCAATGGTTGTGGCGGCATTGATGGAAGGTATGTTAGATGCTGCGATAGTACGTTGGATTCGACCTTGGACCATGATCTCTTGGGGTTTTCTTACCGCAGGGATTATTCTCGGCGCATGGTGGGCATATTATGAATTAGGCTGGGGGGGCTGGTGGTTTTGGGATCCGGTCGAGAACGCTTCGTTGATGCCATGGCTGCTGGGGACTGCATTAGTGCATAGTTTAGTGGTGAGTGAACAGCGCGGAATCTTTAACTATTGGACGATTTTACTGGCGATTTTTGCTTTTGCGTTGAGCTTGCTCGGTACTTTTATCGTTCGTTCCGGCGTACTCACTTCTGTACATGCGTTTGCGGTTGATCCGGATCGAGGAATGGCGCTGCTTATTCTGTTTTTCAGTTTAAGTTTTATTGCGTTAGCCTTGTTCGCCTTCCGAGTGAATTTATGGCAGGGCGAAGTACGTTTCCAACCGCTATCCAAAGAAACCGCTTTATTACTAGTAAACGGGCTATTGAGCGTAGCCGCCTCGGTTGTGTTGCTCGGGACTTTTTACCCGATGATTTTTACGGCAATGAATTGGGGTTCAATCTCGGTCGGCGCACCTTATTTTAATAATGTTTTTGCGCCGCTGGCATTACTGTTAATGACGGTAATGGGATTTGCGGTGGTATTGCGTTGGAAGCAAATTCCGTCGAAACAAATTTTGATGAAATTATGGCTGTTACCGGTGGCGGTCGGACTAAGTTTTATCTTGATTCAACAAACGATTTCGCAAACTAAATTACATCAATTTGACATATTACCGACGCTATTTGTCAGTCTAGCAGTGTGGATTATTTTGACGCATTTGCCTTATTCGAGCAAATTTTGGAAAATCCGACCGCTTGCCATGCGTTTAGCGCATATCGGTTTTGCGATTTGTGTTATCGGAGCCATGATGAACAGTTATTATGGCGATGAAATCGGAGTACGTTTAAAACCGCAGCAACAGGCGGATCTTGCCGGTTTTACCTTTAAATATGAAGATTATCAGGACGGTATCGGTGCAAACTATACGTCCGAAAACGCGCTGTTTAGTATTAGTAAAGCGGAAAAAACGCTTGCAACGGTGGTAGCGGAACGTCGTTATTATGATATTCGTACCATGACGATGTCGGAAGTCGGGCTTTATCATCACGGTTTGGACGATATTTATATTGTGATGGGCGACAAATTAGGTAATTTGGAATATGCGTTCCGTTTGCATTATAAACCTTATGTCGGAGCATTATGGCTCGGCGGTATTATTATGGTGCTAGCTTCCATACTCGCCTTATTCGGTTATCGTCGAAAATAACCTCTTGATGGACAGATGAAATATGAAAAAAGCGTTTTTATTTTTACCCTTATTATTATTGGTTGCATTAGTCGCATTTCTAACGGTTCCGTTAATGAGCAAAGATGCGCTTTCGCCGACCGAAGATTGGCGAGATAAACCTCTTCCGGAATTTGTCGGTAAAAATTTACTCGATCACCATGCGCATATTAATAATAACAGTTTGCCGAAAGAGCCTTATATTTTAAACGTTTGGGCAAGTTGGTGTACTTGGTGTATTAAAGAATTTCCGATTTTACTCAAATTGAAAGAGCAAGGTGTGCCGATTGTCGGTCTTACTTATTCCGATCAGCCGAATGATGCGCGTGAAGCATTGGGGCGTTGGGGGAATCCGTTCGATTTAGTAATTGATGATTATGAAAAAGGATTTTTAATCCAAACGTTAAAAGTATCGTCCGCACCTTCCAGTTATTTGATTGATAAGCACGGTGTGGTGCGTTATCAGCAGAAAGGGTATAACCCTGATTTCGAACAGGATTTTCTTCCTCGTTTAAAAGCATTACAAGAGGAAAAATAATGGCAAAAGTATTGCAAAAAATAGCACTAATTTTACCGCTTGTATTCAGTCTGGTTGCCAAGGCGGAAATGGTGGATACCTTTCAATTTCAGAACGAAGCCGATCGCATACGAGCGGTTGCTCTGGCAAAGTCTTTGCGTTGTCCGCAATGTCAAAACCAGAATTTAGTCGAGTCTAATGCGACCACGGCATATAAATTACGTTTAGAAGTGTATGAAATGGTTAATCAAGGAAAAACGGACGAGGAAATTATTAAGATAATGACCGAGCGTTTCGGACACTTTGTGAATTATAAACCGCCGTTTAATGCGCAAACTTGGTTATTATGGGGTATGCCGGTCGGGCTATTTCTCATACTGTTCGGCGCAATTGTGTGGCGTACTAAAAAACGTAATAAATAGCAACGTAAATCAAGATGAAAACAAGACAACAACTTAACCAAGAGAATTATCAACAAGCGGTTAAATTTGCTGATAATTTTACCTCGGATTTGAAAGCGGAATATCTTGCCGAAGCACAGGAACGTTATCAATTCGAACAGCGGCAAATATCCGAAAGTTTGCAAAATTTGGGGCAAAAACGACCGCTTGCGCTATTTGCTTTATTATTGGTTATCTTACTGGTTGCCGGTGTAGCTTATTGGCAAACGGGCCGTTACCAAATTGTACAAGCCGGAAATCAAATGCACCAAGCCTTCCAAGTTCAAACACAGTTGGAAGACAAAGAGCAGAAAAATTATCGATATATTACTAATTTACAAGACCGTTTACGGGCAACGCCGAATGACGGAGATCTTTGGTATGAATTAGGACAGGCTTATGCGTTGAATAACGACTTTGAGTCCGCATTAGTTTGTTATGACAATGCGCTGAAAGTATTAGGCGAAAAAGCGGCTATTTTCGGTGCAATGGCAACCGTGGAGTATTATGCTAACCAGAATAAACTTTCGGAAAAAGCAAGACAATGGGTAGATAAGGCATTGCGCTTAGATCAGAAAGAAAGTTCAAGTTTATTGCTATTAGCTTCGGATGCTTACGCTAAAAAAGACTACCGACAAGCGATAGATTTATGGCGTAAAGTATTAGATAGTGATAATGAGTCGATAAACCGTCGTGCAATTATTCAGAGTATGCAGGCGGCACGTGAAATGATGAATTAAAAATCCTCAATCAAGTTAGATAAAAGCAATCCGAACGGGTTGCTTTTTTTATGCCCGAAACAAAGATTAACGCTCGATTTGTTAAATAAGTGTCAAAATTTACATTTTTCGGATTGCGCAAAATATCAAGATTAATATAATTAAGAATTGTTTTTATTATCAATAACTTTGATGAAGTTTAGCTGAGGAAAATTAAGGAGATCTTATGACAGCGACAAATCGCCAAGAAGTATTACAAAATCGTTTAGGGCCGGAAATTCAAGAATTAAAACAGGATATTCAAACTATTGTACTTTCTACGGTAGATAAAGACGGCAATCCGAATGTCAGTTACGCCCCTTTTGTAATTAATGACGGTGAATATCAAGTGCTGATTTCAACCATTGCACGTCACGCTCGTAATTTAATTGAAGTACCGAAAGTTTCGTTAATGCTGATTGACGATGAGAAGAACAGTCGCCAGATTTTTGCGCGTCGCCGTTTAACTTTTGATGCGACGGCTCGAATGATTGAACGTGGAACACAAGAGTGGGAAAGCGGATTAACCGCTTTAAAAGTGCGCCATGGCGAGTTAATTGACGAACTGGCAAAAATGCAAGATTTTAATTTATTTAGCTTTAAACCGACTCACGGGCTTTTTGTGAAAGGCTTCGGTAAGGCATTTGAGGTCAGCCCTGATGATCTTGTGAGCTTTGTGCATTTGGATGAAGGTCATAAAACAGAATAATTATACGATAACTGTTTACTGTACCGGTTTTTTAAACGGTACAGTTTTTTTATTTTTAAAAGGAGAATCATAATGATTAAGATTCGTTTTAATCTGTCGATTATTGCGCTTTGCGTATTGCAATACAATGTTGCGCTTGCAGAAGAAAATGCCGAGTTAGATACCGTAGTAGTTAAAGAGTCCGAACAGCCGCAAAAAATTGCCGAAATAAAGAAATCGGCTAAACAGCTTGCTAAACAGCAGGTTCAAGATTCACGAGATTTAGTGCGTTATGAAACCGGCGTGACGGTTGTTGAAACGGGGCGAATGGGCAGTAGCGGCTATGCGATTCGAGGCGTTGATGAGAATCGTGTCGCGATTACCGTTGATGGTTTACATCAAGCGGAAACACTCTCATCTCAAGGGTTTAAAGAACTGTTTGAAGGTTATGGTAATTTTAATAACACGCGTAATAGTGTTGAAATTGAAACTTTGAAGCAGGCGACTATTCGAAAGGGGGCTGATTCGGTACATGTCGGTAGCGGAGCATTAGGAGGAACGGTCGTATTCGAAACCAAAGACGCGCGAGATTTTTTAACTGAAAAAGATTATCACATTGGCTATAAAACGGGTTATTCAACGGCAGATAATCAACGAGCTAACTCCTTGACTCTTGCCGGACGTTATAAAAATTTTGATTTGCTGGCGATTAAAACGTTACGTAACGGACACGAATTGGAAAACTATGATTATAAACGTGCCGATGGGTTACTACAGGGAAAAAAACGTGAAAAAGCCGATCCTTATTCGATTAAGAAAGACAGTACATTAATTAAATTCGGTTATTCGCCGTCTGAAAATCATCGTTTCAGCGTTGTTGCCGATTTATATGAGAAAACGAATAGAGGGCACGATTTTTCTTATAATTTAAAGCCGACTACTTTTATTAATGTTAATGAAAAAGAATTACGTCATACGAATGATAAGAGTAAGCGTCAAAATTATGCGTTCGTTTATGAGAATTTCAGCCAAAATCCATTTTGGGATACGCTGAAAGTGACTTATTCGACACAAAAAATTAAAAATCGCGCTCGTACCGATGATTATTGCGACGGTAAACATTGTGATGAAACAAGTAATCCGGCAGGCCTACAATTAAAAGACGGCAAAGTGGTGGATCGAGACGGTAATAAGCCGAAATTAGGCGTTGATGATTTAGGTTTGACGACGATTTCCGATTCGACGGGGACTTCGACTAAAGGGATTAATTTAGTTAAAGATTTTTGGTTTGACTGTACTATTTTTGATTGTAACGCGCCGGTAACCGCCTATAAAAAGGGTTATGACGGCATATCCTCTAAAGAAGTGATGTTAGATAGGGTTTATACGGATAAAAACGGTAAAAAATTTGCCGCAATCTCTCGGAAAAATGCCTTTAATAGCGTATTACTGCCGGAAAGTAAGGGCTATACCGAAAATATTTATACCGAACGAGATTTGGATACGAATACTAAACAAATTAATTTGGATTTGACGAAAACGCTTTCTCTCTTTGATAAGGAACATTCGCTTGAATATGGCGGAGCTTATAATCAAACCGAGAAAAAGATGGTCAATCGTAGCGGTTTCGGCGCATTCGGTCAGGCACAATGGTGGGCAAAACGATTTTTTGGGTTTAGAACGAATTTTGCCAAGGGAGGCGTAGAAGAAGCCATTACTTGTGAAAATGCGACGGGTGCGGATCAATGGAACGGATTACTTTGTCCGAGTGAAGGGGAGTTTTCTTTCCTGATTCCGGTAAAAGCCGAAAATGCCTCGTTGTATTTTGCCGATAACATTAAAGCGAATGATTACTTGAGTTTTAATATCGGTTATCGTTACGATGACATTAAATATAAGCCTGAATATATCGCGGGGAAAACGGCAAAAATTCCTGACGATATGTTACAAGGTTTATTCGTTCCTTTACCGGATAAGCCTTCTAAAGAAGATATTCGTAAAAATGCCGAAGATAATATCCGCTATCTTTCAAGAAAAACTTTATATCAGAAACATTCGTACTCTCTCGGCGCAACGGCGGATCCGTTTAAGTTTTTACAAATACAGCTGAAATATTCAAACGGGTTCAGAGCACCGACTTCGGATGAACTCTATTTCACATTTAAGCATCCTGATTTTACCATTTTGCCGAATGTAAATTTAAAAGCGGAGCATGCGGAAACCAAAGAAGCCGCACTTACATTGCACGGCGATCTCGGTTTTATCACGACCAGCTACTTTAAAACGGATTATGATAATTTTATCGATTTAAAATATCTTGGAGCAAAAAACTTAGTGAATGCTTTCGGCGGAAGTGCGACGGCCAGACCGTATCAAATATATCAAAATATTAATCGCCAAGAAGCGAAAGTAAACGGATTGGAAATCAACTCTAAACTACACTTCGGACAATTATGGCAATTATTGAACGGATTTAGTGCCAGTTATAAATACACTTATCAAAAAGGTAAAATAGACGGTAATATCCCGCTTAATGCGATTCAGCCGCGAACGTCCGTATTCGGTTTAGGGTATGCTCATCCTGAAGATAAATTCGGTTTGGACGTATATGTAACTCGGGTGAGTGCGAAAAAAGCGGAAGATACCTACAATATGTATCACGCTGAAGAAAAAGCGGATAACAGCCATTTAAAATGGCGTAGCGGTGCTTATACTATTGTAG includes:
- the nrfE gene encoding heme lyase NrfEFG subunit NrfE — protein: MLPELGYFALIFAAVAAICQVGLTLWGELTKKASLLQYNVLLSNLQTIGCLLSFGLLAYAFLSDDFSVIYVAQHSNSQLPDFFKFAATWGGHEGSMLFWLTALTLWTSVFCIFSDKSDRLFNRRTLAVLGLISLGFMLFILLVSNPFERSFPPPPEGRDLNPMLQDVGLIFHPPLLYLGYVGFAVSFAMVVAALMEGMLDAAIVRWIRPWTMISWGFLTAGIILGAWWAYYELGWGGWWFWDPVENASLMPWLLGTALVHSLVVSEQRGIFNYWTILLAIFAFALSLLGTFIVRSGVLTSVHAFAVDPDRGMALLILFFSLSFIALALFAFRVNLWQGEVRFQPLSKETALLLVNGLLSVAASVVLLGTFYPMIFTAMNWGSISVGAPYFNNVFAPLALLLMTVMGFAVVLRWKQIPSKQILMKLWLLPVAVGLSFILIQQTISQTKLHQFDILPTLFVSLAVWIILTHLPYSSKFWKIRPLAMRLAHIGFAICVIGAMMNSYYGDEIGVRLKPQQQADLAGFTFKYEDYQDGIGANYTSENALFSISKAEKTLATVVAERRYYDIRTMTMSEVGLYHHGLDDIYIVMGDKLGNLEYAFRLHYKPYVGALWLGGIIMVLASILALFGYRRK
- a CDS encoding redoxin family protein; this encodes MKKAFLFLPLLLLVALVAFLTVPLMSKDALSPTEDWRDKPLPEFVGKNLLDHHAHINNNSLPKEPYILNVWASWCTWCIKEFPILLKLKEQGVPIVGLTYSDQPNDAREALGRWGNPFDLVIDDYEKGFLIQTLKVSSAPSSYLIDKHGVVRYQQKGYNPDFEQDFLPRLKALQEEK
- the nrfF gene encoding heme lyase NrfEFG subunit NrfF codes for the protein MAKVLQKIALILPLVFSLVAKAEMVDTFQFQNEADRIRAVALAKSLRCPQCQNQNLVESNATTAYKLRLEVYEMVNQGKTDEEIIKIMTERFGHFVNYKPPFNAQTWLLWGMPVGLFLILFGAIVWRTKKRNK
- a CDS encoding TPR domain-containing protein, which gives rise to MKTRQQLNQENYQQAVKFADNFTSDLKAEYLAEAQERYQFEQRQISESLQNLGQKRPLALFALLLVILLVAGVAYWQTGRYQIVQAGNQMHQAFQVQTQLEDKEQKNYRYITNLQDRLRATPNDGDLWYELGQAYALNNDFESALVCYDNALKVLGEKAAIFGAMATVEYYANQNKLSEKARQWVDKALRLDQKESSSLLLLASDAYAKKDYRQAIDLWRKVLDSDNESINRRAIIQSMQAAREMMN
- the hutZ gene encoding heme utilization protein HutZ translates to MTATNRQEVLQNRLGPEIQELKQDIQTIVLSTVDKDGNPNVSYAPFVINDGEYQVLISTIARHARNLIEVPKVSLMLIDDEKNSRQIFARRRLTFDATARMIERGTQEWESGLTALKVRHGELIDELAKMQDFNLFSFKPTHGLFVKGFGKAFEVSPDDLVSFVHLDEGHKTE
- a CDS encoding TonB-dependent hemoglobin/transferrin/lactoferrin family receptor, which produces MIMIKIRFNLSIIALCVLQYNVALAEENAELDTVVVKESEQPQKIAEIKKSAKQLAKQQVQDSRDLVRYETGVTVVETGRMGSSGYAIRGVDENRVAITVDGLHQAETLSSQGFKELFEGYGNFNNTRNSVEIETLKQATIRKGADSVHVGSGALGGTVVFETKDARDFLTEKDYHIGYKTGYSTADNQRANSLTLAGRYKNFDLLAIKTLRNGHELENYDYKRADGLLQGKKREKADPYSIKKDSTLIKFGYSPSENHRFSVVADLYEKTNRGHDFSYNLKPTTFINVNEKELRHTNDKSKRQNYAFVYENFSQNPFWDTLKVTYSTQKIKNRARTDDYCDGKHCDETSNPAGLQLKDGKVVDRDGNKPKLGVDDLGLTTISDSTGTSTKGINLVKDFWFDCTIFDCNAPVTAYKKGYDGISSKEVMLDRVYTDKNGKKFAAISRKNAFNSVLLPESKGYTENIYTERDLDTNTKQINLDLTKTLSLFDKEHSLEYGGAYNQTEKKMVNRSGFGAFGQAQWWAKRFFGFRTNFAKGGVEEAITCENATGADQWNGLLCPSEGEFSFLIPVKAENASLYFADNIKANDYLSFNIGYRYDDIKYKPEYIAGKTAKIPDDMLQGLFVPLPDKPSKEDIRKNAEDNIRYLSRKTLYQKHSYSLGATADPFKFLQIQLKYSNGFRAPTSDELYFTFKHPDFTILPNVNLKAEHAETKEAALTLHGDLGFITTSYFKTDYDNFIDLKYLGAKNLVNAFGGSATARPYQIYQNINRQEAKVNGLEINSKLHFGQLWQLLNGFSASYKYTYQKGKIDGNIPLNAIQPRTSVFGLGYAHPEDKFGLDVYVTRVSAKKAEDTYNMYHAEEKADNSHLKWRSGAYTIVDLIAYAKPLKNVTLQAGVYNLQNRKYLTWESARSIRPFGTSNLIDQKTGAGLARFYAPERNFKLTAEVTF